The following nucleotide sequence is from Mangifera indica cultivar Alphonso chromosome 17, CATAS_Mindica_2.1, whole genome shotgun sequence.
ACTATCTGTTTTTGGTTGTTTCGAGGTCTGTTTTATTATGGTGTATGAATAATAACCGTAGTCTTAAGAATTGTTCTTCCTGTTTTTTCCCAATTTTGTTTAAGTTGGGTTTATGGTAGTAGATTTTAAATCTGCATTGTTTTTTGATGTGTTATTGATGATATTGAATTTCAGTCttgattcaaaaaataaagtttctgGAAATGAGAAAAGAATTAACATGTCTGTTTAAGAGGAAATCAACAAGGCTTTATTTCCTAGAATAGGCGGCTCAGTGATGTGATTGTCGTTATAAGCTCTGTTGATTGAATTTATGGAACAGGGATCTTCTTTGTGAAGAGAATTTTTCAATAGAGAGATTTGGAGGATAAATCTTAGAGAAAAACACGATAGTTTAGGTTCTGATAACACATTCACGTTACACTCCTTTTACCTTTTTATAGGCATAATTACCAACGAGTACAGCAAAAAGGAAGCAACTAAGTCCTAAAATTTGGCTATATCCTTAACGTGCTTGGAAACTAGCTACTAGTTTTATCATGCCCAAAGAATAGGAATCAACTCCGCTACTAGTTTTATCATGCCCAAAGAATAGGAATCAACTCCTGGAAATTATAACAAGCAGCAGACTTATTCAACGaaggaataaaataaataaaaaaaactggtCTGCAATCAGAATTAACAGACCAACATCCCCCTTTAATTCTGATTCGGAAGAGTCATCATTTCGAGCATACGCTTCAACTTGGCAAATGTCTCGTACTTCAAAGGTTTGGTGAAAATATCCGCCACCTGGTCTTCGGATTTGCAATACACCAATTCAATTGCTTTCTTCTCAACTTGATCTCTCAAGAAATGATATCGTATATCAATGTGTTTGCTTCTTCCATGTGTGACAGGATTTTTTGCCAAGTCGATTGCAGAAACAttgtcaatatatatttttatcggCCTTTCAATCGGAAAGTGAATTTGGCTCATTACATTGCACAACCATAATGCTTGACATGTGCTTGAAGTTGCAGCTACATATTCTGCTTCACAAGTTGAAAGTGCAACAATAGATTGCTTCTTTGAAGACCATGAACAAGCTATAGcaccaaaattaaaacaatatccaGAAGTGCTTTTTCTATCATCTAATTCTCCGCCCCAATCACTGTCAGCAAAACCTATAAGAGCACAATTAATAGATGACGAATAGAATAAACCATGATCATAAGTGCCCTTTAGGTACCGCATGATTCTTTTAGCCACCTGCATATGAGATTGATGAGGAGTTTCCATAAATTTGCTAATTAAACCAACACCATAACATATGTCTGGTCTCGTGCATGTGAGATATCTCAAACTTCCAACAATTTGCTTGAAATAAGTGGAATTGACATGTTTACCATCGCCTTCCTTGGATAGTTTGGTACCAACTTCTACAGGAGTTCTCACAGGGTTACAGTCATACATATGaaacctttttaaaatttcgGTGGCATACCTTTTCTGACAAATAAAAATTCCATCTTCTTTTTGCACTACTTCAATACCAAGGAAGTACGACATAAGCCTAAGGTCTGTCATTTCAAACTCTTGCATCATAGACCTTTTGAAGTCTTCAatcatttttgaattattgCCTGTGAATATTAAATCATCAACGTAAAGACATAATATCAATACTTCACCAGACTTGTTAACTTTCACATATAACGCATATTCAGATGGGCATTTTTGGAAACCGATTGTATGGAAGAAGGAGTCAATGCGCCTATTCCACGCTCGCGGCGCTTGTTTGAGGCCGTACAATGCTTTCTTTAATTTGTACACCTTATCTTCACTTCCTTGCTTCATGAATCCAGGTGGTTGCTTGACAAAAACCTCCTCTTCGAGTGGACCATTTAAAAATGCTGatttcacatccatttgatggATTTTCCATTGCTTGTGGGCAGCTAAAGCAATTAAAAGtctaattgtttcaattctAGCAACAGGAGAGAAAACTTCTTGGTAATCATAGCCAGGCCTTTGCTCAAATCCTTTCGCCACCAATCTTGCTTTGTGTCTCTCCACCTCACCATttgatttcatctttgttttaaAAACCCACTTCACATCAATAGCTTTGTGACCTTGCGGGACATCAGTTAATTCCCACGTATTGTTTCTTTCAATTGCCTTAATCTCTTCATTCATGGCATTCACCCATTTAGGATTTTGGATTGCCTCCTCGAATGTAACAGGTTCGATATCTGCAAAAAAAACAAAGTGTGCTATTTCTCCATCATCATCAACTTCATCATCAAGATTTACCTCATAATCTCGCAAGCGTACTGATTGTTGGCATTGTCGCCTTGGTCTTCCAGATTCTGTTGGGGTCTGTAGCAAAGTTTCTTGAGCCAAGCTTGATGAGATTGTTTCATTTGTGATAGAAGCTTCTACATCTTCTTCAAGAACATAGATAACACATTTGTTTGAATCATTATGTGAATCCATATCCCATGACCTCTCTGGGATTGGAAGGGGTTACAACAAACCCCCTTGTCGCTTTCTCTCGGTCTTGTCTAATTAGCACAACAAACATGTGTGCACGTTGAGTTTCACATCCTCCTCCATCTTTGGATTAAGTAGTCAATTCGCCGATTTTTCTTACTTTCTCCCTTAATTCGTTGATCTAGAATTTTAGCAATCTTCTTGTCAATTTCCTTTCTAACAGTTAGCGGTGCCCTACGAGTCTGTGCTCGGTCTCCTTCATGATAGGGCTTAAGGAAACTAACACGAAATGTGGGATGTATCTTCATACGTTCAGGAAGCTGAAGTCTATATGCCACTGCTCCAACTCGTTTTACCACCTGAAATGGTCCATCATACCTTTGTGTCAGCCCTTTGTGATATCTTTTGTCCATGATTTTCTTCCAAATTTGCGGAGTCAACTTGAGTAACACCAAGTCCCCTTCTTGAAACTCCACTGGCCTTCTATATTGATCCgcatattttttcattctccTTTGGGCCTTGAGTAAGCTCTCTTCAGCTTCCTCAATCAGTTCGGTCTTCTCACGCGCGAACCTGTACGCTTCAGGGCACTCTCCCTATGATTTTTGTTTCGCCACTTCTAAAGGGGTTAGTGGCTGTTGTCCCAGCGCTACCTTGGCTGGACTCAAACTTGTTGATGAAGACTTGTACACGTTGTAGCAGAATTGTGATATGTCTAGCAATGCCACCTAGTTGCGCTGACTTGCGATCACATAATGTCGTAAGTACTCTTCCAAAAGTGCATTAATCTGCTCTGTTTGTCTGTCAGTTTACGGATGATTAgctgtagaaaatttcaactcCGAACCTATTAGTTTAGATAAATAAGTCCAAAATTTACCCGTGAACCTTGCATCCCGATCGTTTATGATGTCCTTGGTAATCCAAAAATCTTCACAACATACTTGAAAAATAGTTCCGCAACTGTTTGTGCTTGGCATGACTGTGGCGCGACAATGAATATGACATACTTGGGAGTTGATGTCAATGGAtttcaaaagataaaatttgcgtcatttatttttaatagccTCAGGGGTTTCGAGGAATTTGTTTGCCAATTGAAAAAACTATGGgtgaattgattgaaaaaatgttattttgataaggatatattaaaataataatatttttttaataaatattttaacttagttataacataaaattgaaattgaaattaatttaaatttaattcagtattgTAAtagaatttaaactcaatttttttcaaattaaatttagtttgaattggtTTAAGAAAAACTTattgaattcaagtttgacttttttttctatttaattaaatattagttaATAGAACAAGTTGtttcaattttgtattatatcaaCGGTGCtaaagtcataaatttgaaaactgatCTTTTAACcaatcataataaaaaacattgttttaaaGTGATCAACTCATATGTGTCAGCGTTACACATTCACAGATGCCCGTCCATCataaatatgtatcaaaatttaattttgaaataataaaaccGAGGAGTCGCTATCTAGGGCTAGGACAAGGTTTTGCTCCCAAACGTGTGGGAAAATACTCCTTGTACTTGCCGCGGTAATCTGCCTCCCTTCATCCAAACACAACCATGTCGTAGACCCCACCATTTTTCTACCTCTCCCACTTCCTTCAATCCTCTTCTTACACTTGTAATATTTGTCCCACTTCAATCTTTTCGCGCCTCACCTAATTCTCCTACTTCACTTTTCCTAGCCAATTAAAACCAGCTGTATTCACAATCAACGGCCCATAACCATTTCACCAACTCATCaatcatcaaaattataaatccaACGGCTCCTCTTTACTTAACCTTTCACAGGTGTCAACTTGTCAGAGTGCAGTCAACTTTGCCTCGAAGTTTGCCATTTTCCCGACGCTTTTATCACTAGCTCTGAGTAAAGTCTCTTTTATTTTCCTCAGTTTCTGCAGCTCTCCGTAAGGCTTTTTATCGCTCTTAGCTTTTCTTTTTAGTGGTTTTCTCTGAAAATCTAGGGTTTCTTCTTGTCCGCTTGACCTGTCTGTGATTTACtgtttgtttttccatttttgaaattGCAACTTCTGAGGACATTTTGTCTCTGATTGTTGTGCTTTCTCTAAAGTGTtacttaggtttttttttttggagatttTTTCTTCTTCGGTGTTTGTGATGGTTTTAATGGAAAGGAGTTAGGGTTTGAAACTTGTGAGAGATGGAAAATTCTTGGCAGATGAAATGTGGCTCGTCCAATCCATCAACGGCTTCGTCAACCTCGCAGGAGCTTCGGAATCAGGTATTATGCTCAAGCTTTTAGTTTCGTTGTTGTTTGTTCGAGTGTGTGAAGGCGGCTCAATATGAAAAGCTTGGTAGAAACTGAGGTTGCTTTTATTTTCACTGTACTGTATCCCTGCGGAAGGTCAAATGAGGGATGCGCATTGATTGGAAGTTAGGGAATGCATCGTTAGCTTGGGAAAAAATAAGGGAACCATAGCCTTTGCATCGTGGAAAATTCTTCCATCTTTATGTTTCTATTCTATGTACTCGTACACTGGCAGAGATCTATGTGTTTTCTTGTTTCGTTACCCCTGCATGCTTTCAATACTTTGGGGTTTGCCTATATGTACGGAATGCTTATGTTTACTATTTGTTTCGGAGTCTTCTTTTGTGTAAAGCAATTTTGGTATGTTGGACTCACggctttcattttttgtttttaatagaTGGAGACGGTTTCTAGCCACTGTTTTTATCCTCCTATTGCACAGGGTTTGAGATCAACCGGGAATGGACGGGTGTTAGATTCAAGGTATCCCAATGTTCAGAGCATAAGTTCCCGCAGACTTGGCAATGCCGAACTGGGAAATTCATTTCTTGCTCTTCTTTCTGGACCACCATCGTTATTGCAGTGTGATCCTCAGGAATTTCCTAATCCAAATGCATTCAGTTCCTCTTGTGGTAAACTTCCAATTAATGGTGGTGGTGTACTTAATAGCACTATTGGAAGTGGAGTGCCACCAATAACGACTGGGCTGTTGTCCGCACATCAGATTAATCGAAACATGCAAAATGGGTCAAATATTTGCTCGGCATCTAGAGCTGTGGTAAATTCCAATTACAGTAGCAAATCAGTTGTGCGTGATGTTCttcaaactgaaaaattagatcTGCAGGGTTCAGACCTTGCTAATGCAGTTATTCATCAATTGGGTCCTAGAAATGAGAGAGCGAAGGAATTTTGTTCTGTGAAAGGGAAATGGAAAAGTGCAAGTTCTGTCAATATTGGGAAGCTTTTTCCAATATCACAAAAAGGGCCACAAGAAGCACTCTCATCTGTGTCTAGCCAGTCATCTATTTGTACAAGTGGTTGTCCCCGTGTAATTTGCCTGGGTGCAAGTGAGTGGTTCAATCCTAATTATCAGTTAAAATGATATGCATGTTATGTACTGACGTtgtgttatatttattaatctaaaGGTGGGGAGCTGCTTCTCAGCAATACAGGACTTCTTGGTATTGTGTGCTGCTGCCATCATTTTCATATGTCTGTTGCTAAATTTTGTGAGGTATTTTCTGcttatattttacataaaatttctGTTCACCATATTAATACAGCCTTAACAGTGAAACCCTTTTCTAAAGGCATTTACCATCTATTTTGTGCTCgactgtattttttttcttgcagcATTTAGGATTATGTGCTGTTAACCCTGGGGATGCTGTTCATATGGAGAGTGGAGAGACCCTTAGTCAATGGCGTAAGCACTACTTCCAGAAATTTGGGGTAaggattatatatatttttgctgGCCTTCTTTTATCCATAGAATTGAACATGTCCTTTATTGACTTATACGTCCATTTACGTATGCCTGAGTTGTCTGTGGGCTCACATGTTAATAGCAAAGTGTGGATACATAAAGGTGAAAAGAGTATTTGGTTCCCAAAAGGTTTTTTGCTTTCAGGACCTTTTTGTTCACTTTCTTTGGTTTCATGTCTTATATAGTCTTACAATTAAAAGTTGCCACTGGATCATACTGATACCAATATAGATTTCTGATCCCTGGTTGTTTATGTGAATAGATTTTCCATATAAAATAAGTCTGTTGAGAGATATTGCAGCAGTTTGCATTTTATCTATTATCATAAATCCTGAACTTTAAATATGGGCCTTCTCCTGCTAATTGTGTttttgaatattactttattgaCAATGGTAGAAATTCTGTTTCAGAATGTTAATGCATGTGAGTGTAAAGGATTTAACTTATAATTTACTTGTTTCATGgacttttctctcatttttaaGGTCATGCAAGTAGCTTGTGTACTTTAGGTTATCCCTTATGAGAGATTGGCTGATATAAGAGTTATTTGTTGCTACTGTACATGGACATGCTTGTAAGTTTTATGTTGCTATAGAACAgctttatttaaaattgagtaattATTGGGTATAATGGCTTATAGTTTTTTAGCTTCCCATTGTTCTTTATCTTTGGAATTGAGAGTTGTATTTCTTATTGGCATGTGTTTGAAGCACCGAGAACACTGGATGGTGATGTTTTTATGATGCTTTAGATCAGGGTTCCAGATGATCAGAGTGGATGGGACTGGCCTGAAGCATTACCAGCAACTGCTGGTTTGGTGAAATCTAGTGTGGTTGTGCCAAGCATGCCCAACAATTCTGACTTGGCTAAACTTGCTGGCTCATCTGGAGGTGTGTCTGGACAGCGTTTAGATAATTTTGCTTTTGCAAATAACCCTCATACAGATCAAAATCCGATGATTCACTTGCTGCATGAGAACGTTCAGAGATATGGTGAGGGTGATAATAATCATATGTTCAAGGGCTTGATTAATACTCTGCAAGGCAACTTGCAAGCTGTGGCAGATAACCAGAAAATGGAGTGCCCTATGTCTAGGTGTTCAACGTCATCAAAGCTTGTGGATAGAGGACCAGATAGTGTCTTACAATCAATATCTGCTTGCATTGATTCTCTTGTCAACTCCAGAAATGCATCCTTCACCCACCCTATTTCACAGAATTCAAGAATCTTAGGTAAAAGTTATGATGtcagcaaaattaaaaattcatgtGATGGGGTTACTGCCGATAATATTGCTGTTTCTTCAAGCATAGAGCTGAAGCTTGGGCAGCCATATCAACAGATTCAACCTTCAGGAAATTCTGTTACACCAGTCTGTGCACCAAAGTCATTAGACACTCTAGTTGGATCGTCGAAGTCTCTTTTCCTGGAGCAGATGATTCATAATGGTGCGTCATAAAATGTTTTTACTTAGCTCATTATTTAAggtattttacttattaaataatagcatgttcatatatttatatatatgtgtatataccACTATGGATGAAAAATTGTTGACGGATTAGTTATGTAATGATGCAGCAGCTAATTGCAAGGAAAAGGTGGAATCCAGACAATATTATCAACGCTTTGCTGGCCCTTCAAATTTTTCTGCAGGAGCAGAACAAAGCCAAATGAACCTAGGAAACCACACATTTGGAATATCTAGTGCCTTGGATACTACCACCAAGCTAGAAAAAGCTGATGGCAATATCAGTAAATGTTCTGTGGTTCCGTTAGTTGCAAACTTTAAAGCACCACCAGGGAGAAATGAAAACTCTATAGCTAATAATAACATGGTCATCGGTGATCATATCATGCCTAAGCCATCTAATCATGAATCTGATACTGCCAAGTCTAACCTGGTTAGTGTTCCATGGATTGTTGGTAATGGTTTAGAAAGGCAATTGAACCTTTCTGAAATGGGTTTCTTCAAACACAAGGACAAGGGTAAAGGGACAGGATGTGTTATTGATAGCTCTTTTGCCATGACAGATAAAGAATGGAAAATCCAAAAACATTTGAAGAATCCTAACACCTTCAGTGTAGCCATGAGTGAAAGCAGTAATCCCTGTTTTTCTGCAGTACATGAAAATAGCTGTCATTTGCCACAGTCAACAGGGCTGCCACCAGTTACATTTGATGCCAGAAACCTTCTTAACCATCCTGAGGAAGTTCCTTCTTTTGGGAGTGATGGGCATGTAAACCCTGCTTTCATGAGATCCATGGGCCCACCTGTGGGTTCTGGGCAAATTTTACAACCACAAGCTGTCTCGATGGCGTTTCCTTCAACCACTTCTACCTCCTTGCAGGGGATGGCTCCAGCTGTCTCAAAACTGGAGGGCATAACTGTGAACCCCTATTTGCTGGATGAAAATAGGAGACGGCTTGCTTTTAGGCAGATATTGGAGTTATCCAAACAGCAACATACTTCCCTTGCCCTGGACTTGGATAAAGGGAGAGTAGTTAATCTTTCTAATTTCAATATTCAATACCCTCTTGCTGAGTCTTCTACATTTGGAGACCAAAGGCTTATTCCAAAATTTACCAGCCCACAAAATGTTTCTGAAGTTGCCATGGTATCACCCTCATCTGGTGCGTATACTAGATTGGGTTTTAATGTTGAAAGAACACCCCCTGTGACAGGCAAGAATTTGTCTCTTTTCCAATTGATTTTAAAGTCTGGTTAATTGCCTTCTAATGACTGTTATTGTGGTTGTTACATGAAGTTTGTAAgatgtttttttgtttgtccAGATTTGAACAGCTTTTGTGACTTCTCAACTTCGACTCAAGGGAAATCATTGCTTTCCAGAGAGGTTGATCTGCAGTGCCAATTTTCTCATGATTGTCTTCCAAATAAGCAGCTTTCATTGAGGTTAGTTTGGCAGTATCATCTTTTATTAGAAGTGCAGTGTTGTAGTATACTCTCAGAAGTTTGGTCTGCAAACTTGTTTTTGTGCATACGTATCAATCTGCACTGCAATTCTTTGGTGTAATTCAGAAGTTATCtcagaaaaattttaaattagggctttatgtttaaatcaaattgttaTTCATCAATCTCTGAGTTCATTCTATGACTAATTGCCAAAGAACTGCTTTCAATGGTAGTTGGTGGCAACCCGAGGTCTGTTACTTTTATATTGTATGCATATCCTCTGTGTATATGTAGTAGTGTGTTACAGAGGTATTTTCATTCACCATTTAAGATCATTGTTGTTTGCTGTTGATCTTGGTGGCCTGAGGTGGGGTAATGGGTGTATGTTTACTGAGCCTTAAAATGGTGAGTCATGTTGAAGTACTAATTATAGGTTGCgctaattgttattttaatttgagcAAGTGGCTTCATTCTGTAGTATTCTTTTTGTATGTTCTGAATTTTGTATATTGACCTTTTAATTTTGCTTCATATTCACTTTTTTTCGGAGAAATGCTAGCAACACTCTCTTCCTCGTTCTCTTTTTGATGCTTATACTCCTTCTAACATGTGTACAAAAGACAAAATCaaccaatattttattatggtACCAGCTTGCAACTTATTGTCTTTTATACATGTGCTGAGAGGAGTGAGAGAATGAAAACTAAGTGTTTCTGGCACCCCTTTTTTGTATTGCTTTATCAAATTTATGACACCGGTTCTTTAGTAAATTTAGTTGTGTCAGTGATATATCTGTCATGTTATAAAttggtttttataatttggCAGAGGTGAAAATGGTACTGCTTCAACTGAATGTGCACAATGCTACCAGGGAATGCCTTGTGCATATTTTCTGGGGCAGTTTGGCTGTGCAGCTTACTCAACGTGCTTGGGAGGGAACTTCGAGTTAAAGACTGGAAGCTCTACAAATACCTTCAAGGATCAGTTGGGAAATGTCAATGGTGAAACCTCTATGCTGGACGGTGCTGGTCCAAACAAAAACAGTGTTTCCTTGGACCAAAGAGGAAAATCAAAGGGGCAACCATGTAATACCATTGTCTGTCATGCTTCTCAGTGGAGAGATGTCCCAAGCAAGTTTAAAGGGGTCTCTAATGTGACAGGTTTGGAGTGTTCAGCAAATGTGTTGGACGGGAGGGGACATATGGAGGGTCAGGTTGGCCATGCTGCTAAATGCTCTTATGGAACCATGAAGATACCCAACTCCTTGAAAGAGCGAGAAATGTCTAATGTTTCCTCTGGATGCTCTGCTGCTGCTATTACTCAGGCATCAATTCAGATCAGCAATATGGATTCTCCTACTGTTGATGCTGGGAATACCAGATATGTAAATAATCATGTGGTTGATGAAGGATCAGGAATTGACAAATGCTGGTCATCAGATGATGCCCTTGAAAGTGAAAGAAGTGCTGAGTTCCTGGGCTCTAATAGTAACTTCAGTAAAGAAGGATCTTCCAATGttttaaataaacaatcatCACGTAGTCTTCTTGACGAGCTTAAGCTCTTAGATTCCTTGACATGGAAGAAAAACTGGAATCAATTTCATACAAGGCTTCCTGTCCATGGAAaggtcaatttaaaaaaaaatgagagaggCTTTAAAACTGGGAAGAGAAAGAAATCAGAGAAATTTAAGATGCTGGAAGCACCATTTCTCGCTGCTAGTACTCTGGTAGTACACCATGAACGCCCTAAAGGTACTGACACTTCTGAGCCTGGCCCAACCAAAGATGTGGAAATGCTTCAACCATCTGTGCAAGAAACTTATAGGTCTGGTGCTTCTTTTTTTGGACCTGGTTCTAAATTTGGAAGGTCTACATTGTCTTCATCCAAAGAATCGTCTCGTAAAAGAGATCTAGAAATGATTAATGGTCATAGGGATGGAGAAGACGATTATGACATGGAACTAAACAGCAACTCTAACCTTGGCAAAAACCATGATCTTTCTGGCACGAAGAAATTAAAAAGGGCTTGGACTTCTGATTGTATTCGGAAGTCACAGATGGAAGAACTAACACCTGCAGACTCTAAGAGTAGTGTAATGTGCAAATCATTTGGGTTTTTAAAGGCTTCTTCTGGTTGTGAGGGAAGCATTTATTTTAGAAAAGCAAGGCCTGTTGTATGTGGGAAGTATGGTGAAATATCTTGTGGAGAACATACTGGAGATGTGTCATGGCCTGTAAAAATTGTTTCTCTTAGTAAGGTTCTCAAAGCTGCGAGAAGATGTGCAATATCCGAAAATTGCAAGCCTAAAGTAACTTTCCCCAAGGACTTGAAGAAGACATGGTTCTCTGGAAGTGATGCAGATttgaagaaagaggaagaaagtGGAATGCATCATGCTTCGATCTTTAACGAAATGAACATTGATCCTTTTGTAGTAAGTGACAAGATTTGCCCCAAATGGGGCAAGCTGTTTGTTGATGAGAAATCCATTTCAGAGGAAGAGTGTGAAGCTGAAGGCAAGAAGAAGTGCAAGATTTTGAACACTAGTGTTCATCCTAAATTAAAGCCTAAGAGTAAGGAAATTCGCAAGCGCAGTCTTTTAGAGCTAACAAAGAAAGGTAATTGTATcacttttattttctattagcTCATTTCAGTGATGCATGTCAAGTAATTACTGAACTCAAAGCCTAAGCTGATTGGTACTGGGTTGAGAAAAGTATTTAAGCTCTAGTAATGCATAACCCCATAAATTTCATTCAAGGATATTTAGTCTAATGACTCTCAGGCGATTTTAAGTGATTTTGTGGGTTTAATAGGTTAAATTTATGTCCTTAATATAATGAGTTACACAAACTTATGTCAATGGATTTTTTCTGTGAATGTATTTAGACATTTTTGTTTTGCTAAGTTAATTATTGTTATCTGGCCCCTAATTatgccatttttttatttttaaaattgcttGCGTTgctaatatttgttaattatcagGAAGAACTTTTGGTTCTGTAAGTTTTGCCCATATGAAGAGCTCAAAAGGCATGCCAAAAATGAAAATGgggaaaattttaaagaatgCTGAGGGTAATGGGCATCATATCGGTGGATCATGCAAAGTTGGTGCTGAAAAGTAAGTGAGCAAGTTGATAccctaaaaaaatattgattattgcTAGTTTCATTGTGCTGTGAAGATTGACTCTGAGGTTAATTGGTTATTATGCAGATTAAATCAAAAGCACAGGTCTTTGTCTGCTATGGATTTGGATGCATTCTGCTGTGTGTGTGGAGGctcaaacaaagatgaaatcaaTTGCTTATTAGAATGCAGTCGCTGTTTCATCAAAGTAGGTGGcagttcatattttttttgct
It contains:
- the LOC123200432 gene encoding uncharacterized protein LOC123200432 isoform X4 → MENSWQMKCGSSNPSTASSTSQELRNQMETVSSHCFYPPIAQGLRSTGNGRVLDSRYPNVQSISSRRLGNAELGNSFLALLSGPPSLLQCDPQEFPNPNAFSSSCGKLPINGGGVLNSTIGSGVPPITTGLLSAHQINRNMQNGSNICSASRAVVNSNYSSKSVVRDVLQTEKLDLQGSDLANAVIHQLGPRNERAKEFCSVKGKWKSASSVNIGKLFPISQKGPQEALSSVSSQSSICTSGCPRVICLGASGELLLSNTGLLGIVCCCHHFHMSVAKFCEHLGLCAVNPGDAVHMESGETLSQWRKHYFQKFGIRVPDDQSGWDWPEALPATAGLVKSSVVVPSMPNNSDLAKLAGSSGGVSGQRLDNFAFANNPHTDQNPMIHLLHENVQRYGEGDNNHMFKGLINTLQGNLQAVADNQKMECPMSRCSTSSKLVDRGPDSVLQSISACIDSLVNSRNASFTHPISQNSRILELKLGQPYQQIQPSGNSVTPVCAPKSLDTLVGSSKSLFLEQMIHNAANCKEKVESRQYYQRFAGPSNFSAGAEQSQMNLGNHTFGISSALDTTTKLEKADGNISKCSVVPLVANFKAPPGRNENSIANNNMVIGDHIMPKPSNHESDTAKSNLVSVPWIVGNGLERQLNLSEMGFFKHKDKGKGTGCVIDSSFAMTDKEWKIQKHLKNPNTFSVAMSESSNPCFSAVHENSCHLPQSTGLPPVTFDARNLLNHPEEVPSFGSDGHVNPAFMRSMGPPVGSGQILQPQAVSMAFPSTTSTSLQGMAPAVSKLEGITVNPYLLDENRRRLAFRQILELSKQQHTSLALDLDKGRVVNLSNFNIQYPLAESSTFGDQRLIPKFTSPQNVSEVAMVSPSSGAYTRLGFNVERTPPVTDLNSFCDFSTSTQGKSLLSREVDLQCQFSHDCLPNKQLSLRGENGTASTECAQCYQGMPCAYFLGQFGCAAYSTCLGGNFELKTGSSTNTFKDQLGNVNGETSMLDGAGPNKNSVSLDQRGKSKGQPCNTIVCHASQWRDVPSKFKGVSNVTGLECSANVLDGRGHMEGQVGHAAKCSYGTMKIPNSLKEREMSNVSSGCSAAAITQASIQISNMDSPTVDAGNTRYVNNHVVDEGSGIDKCWSSDDALESERSAEFLGSNSNFSKEGSSNVLNKQSSRSLLDELKLLDSLTWKKNWNQFHTRLPVHGKVNLKKNERGFKTGKRKKSEKFKMLEAPFLAASTLVVHHERPKGTDTSEPGPTKDVEMLQPSVQETYRSGASFFGPGSKFGRSTLSSSKESSRKRDLEMINGHRDGEDDYDMELNSNSNLGKNHDLSGTKKLKRAWTSDCIRKSQMEELTPADSKSSVMCKSFGFLKASSGCEGSIYFRKARPVVCGKYGEISCGEHTGDVSWPVKIVSLSKVLKAARRCAISENCKPKVTFPKDLKKTWFSGSDADLKKEEESGMHHASIFNEMNIDPFVVSDKICPKWGKLFVDEKSISEEECEAEGKKKCKILNTSVHPKLKPKSKEIRKRSLLELTKKGRTFGSVSFAHMKSSKGMPKMKMGKILKNAEGNGHHIGGSCKVGAEKLNQKHRSLSAMDLDAFCCVCGGSNKDEINCLLECSRCFIKVHQACYGVSRVPKGHWYCRPCRTRSKDIVCVLCGYSSGAMTRALQCRTIVKSLLKAWNVETECRPKNAVSSAEIVEDDLNFMRSPEAILDGNKFPVLRPVNIEPTSTALWKVDSPNQLDNVHNSLCCVNNLKVHNSITAGLHDSTVKQWVHMVCGLWTPGTRCPNVDTMSAFDVSGVSRPKENMVCSMCNRPGGSCIRCRVVNCSIYFHPWCAHQKGLLQSEVEGVENENVGFYGRCQLHATHPLCESHSDPIDNELNCSREKELTCARTEGYKGRKRDGFWYNLYGQSRGKSGLVPQDQLNAWIHINGQKSSTQALQNLPVSDVEYDSRKEYARYKQAKGWKHLVVYKSNIHALGLYTSRFISRGEMVVEYVGEIVGLRVADKREIEYDLRRKLQYKSACYFFRIDKEHIIDATCKGGIARFVNHSCLPNCVAKVISVRNDKKVVFLAERDIYPGEEITYDYHFNHEDEGKKIPCFCNSKNCRRYLN